One genomic segment of Nocardia spumae includes these proteins:
- a CDS encoding TIGR04338 family metallohydrolase — translation MTPRDSQRSRVYDAEGLVRRMFDRADEFGARTIELLGSTITLPIERKFASVESVQTYADRVLALNWVRARWVRAAAPLTVRARAGATAAHYETGRAVLAVPLHTGGTAWALRELVVLHELAHHLEPPGAERAPHGPEFCTRYLDLLDGVIGPEAALLLRTTLHDCGARIG, via the coding sequence GTGACACCGCGTGATTCGCAGCGCTCCCGGGTGTACGACGCCGAGGGACTGGTGCGCCGGATGTTCGATCGCGCCGACGAATTCGGCGCGCGCACGATCGAACTGCTCGGTTCGACGATAACCCTGCCGATCGAACGCAAATTCGCGTCGGTGGAATCGGTGCAGACCTACGCGGATCGAGTGCTGGCACTGAACTGGGTACGCGCCCGATGGGTCCGGGCCGCCGCGCCGCTGACCGTGAGAGCCCGCGCCGGTGCGACCGCCGCGCACTACGAAACCGGCCGCGCGGTGCTGGCCGTTCCCCTGCACACCGGCGGAACTGCCTGGGCCCTGCGGGAATTGGTCGTTCTGCACGAACTGGCCCATCACCTCGAACCCCCCGGTGCCGAGCGCGCCCCGCACGGCCCCGAATTCTGCACCCGCTACCTGGACCTGCTCGACGGCGTCATCGGCCCCGAAGCCGCCCTTCTGCTTCGCACCACCCTGCACGACTGCGGCGCCCGAATCGGCTGA
- a CDS encoding VOC family protein translates to MPTRDSAWPQGTPCWVDCSVDDPQAARDFYSSLLSWEILDSPPDAGGYLMAMRDGKPAAGIGPKMGAAPMPSVWTTYLAADDADAIAAAITAAGGTIFFPPTDVMDVGRMCVAADPTGAVFGVWQAKAHTGAGIYNEPGAYCWNELHTRDYATAQEFYRRVFGWTFDEIGDGENFVYSTFSRPDTDVLGGMMDASTVPGEAPPYWLTWFQVSGTDQSVARASELGATVLMPVNDTPFGRSAVIQAPQGEVFGLIDPAVTVGEAPGQ, encoded by the coding sequence ATGCCCACCCGTGATTCCGCGTGGCCGCAGGGTACACCCTGCTGGGTCGACTGTTCGGTCGACGATCCGCAAGCGGCCCGCGACTTCTACTCCAGTTTGCTGAGCTGGGAGATTCTCGACAGCCCGCCCGATGCGGGCGGCTACCTGATGGCCATGCGCGACGGTAAGCCCGCAGCCGGGATCGGCCCGAAGATGGGCGCGGCACCGATGCCCTCGGTGTGGACCACCTACCTCGCCGCCGACGACGCCGATGCGATCGCCGCGGCCATCACCGCGGCCGGAGGCACCATCTTCTTCCCACCCACCGATGTCATGGATGTGGGCCGCATGTGCGTCGCGGCCGATCCCACCGGCGCGGTATTCGGCGTCTGGCAGGCCAAGGCTCACACCGGGGCCGGTATCTACAACGAACCCGGCGCGTACTGCTGGAACGAACTCCATACCCGCGACTACGCGACCGCCCAGGAGTTCTACCGCCGCGTCTTCGGCTGGACCTTCGACGAGATCGGCGACGGCGAGAACTTCGTCTACTCCACCTTCTCCCGTCCCGATACCGACGTCCTGGGCGGCATGATGGATGCGAGCACGGTGCCCGGCGAGGCCCCGCCCTACTGGCTGACCTGGTTCCAGGTGTCGGGCACCGACCAATCCGTGGCCCGCGCAAGCGAACTCGGCGCCACGGTGCTCATGCCCGTCAACGACACCCCCTTCGGCCGCTCCGCCGTGATCCAGGCCCCCCAGGGCGAGGTCTTCGGTCTCATCGACCCGGCGGTCACCGTGGGTGAGGCGCCCGGGCAGTAA
- a CDS encoding o-succinylbenzoate synthase, producing MSDLDPASALVYAIPLRHRFRGITVREGILLEGPLGWGEFCPFAEYDDREAANWLATALEQIESGWPEPVRDRIAVNCTVPAVGPERAYAIAAESGCRTAKIKVADHPDSLAEDIERVAAVRAALGADAALRVDANARWDVDTAVTNLKQIDRAAAGVEYAEQPCRSVEELAAVRRRVDIPIAADESIRRAEDPLRVAVAGAADIAVLKCTPLGGVRRALRVAEAAGLPCVISSALETSVGLSAQLALAGALPELDHACGLGTVELFDGDVVADSLRPVDGYLTVPRTPPQPDPALLQRFRHPDPDREAWWRARLDRVLRLVG from the coding sequence GTGAGCGATCTGGACCCGGCATCCGCCCTGGTGTACGCCATTCCGCTGCGTCACCGCTTCCGTGGCATCACGGTGCGCGAGGGGATCTTGCTCGAAGGGCCGCTGGGATGGGGTGAGTTCTGCCCGTTCGCCGAATACGACGATCGCGAGGCGGCGAACTGGCTGGCGACCGCCCTGGAGCAGATCGAGAGCGGCTGGCCCGAACCGGTGCGCGACCGGATCGCCGTCAATTGCACCGTCCCCGCCGTCGGCCCGGAGCGGGCCTACGCGATCGCCGCCGAATCCGGTTGCCGCACAGCCAAGATCAAGGTCGCCGACCACCCCGATTCGCTCGCCGAGGATATCGAACGGGTGGCCGCGGTACGCGCCGCACTCGGCGCCGACGCGGCACTGCGGGTGGATGCCAACGCTCGGTGGGATGTCGACACCGCGGTGACGAACCTGAAGCAGATCGACCGTGCCGCAGCCGGTGTGGAGTACGCCGAACAACCCTGCCGGAGCGTCGAGGAGCTGGCGGCGGTGCGCCGGCGGGTCGACATCCCCATCGCCGCCGACGAATCCATCCGCCGGGCCGAGGATCCCCTGCGGGTCGCGGTGGCCGGGGCGGCCGATATCGCGGTACTGAAGTGCACCCCCCTGGGCGGGGTCCGCCGGGCGCTGCGGGTGGCCGAGGCGGCCGGACTCCCCTGCGTGATCTCCTCGGCGCTCGAGACCAGCGTCGGGTTGTCCGCGCAGCTCGCGCTCGCCGGCGCACTGCCCGAACTCGACCATGCCTGCGGGCTGGGGACCGTCGAATTGTTCGACGGCGATGTGGTCGCCGATTCGCTGCGCCCCGTCGACGGCTACCTCACCGTCCCGCGTACTCCTCCGCAACCGGATCCGGCACTCCTGCAGCGTTTTCGCCATCCCGATCCGGACCGTGAGGCATGGTGGCGCGCTCGGCTCGACCGGGTACTGCGACTGGTCGGCTGA
- a CDS encoding thiolase family protein, producing the protein MRDAVIVEAVRTPIGRGKATGALHDLHPVDLFAHSLREVVRRSGIDPVLIDDVIGGVVTQVGEQSVNITRRAALAAGYPEQVPATTVDRQCGSSQQAIHFAAQGVLAGAYDVVVAGGLESMSRVPMGSSVLGATDINGVAFAERYPDELVPQGISAELIAARWDIPRTRMDEFSLASHEKAAAATKNGSFEGQLAPVGGLSADEGIRVGSTLETLAGLRPAYYGETYAARFPEIGWNVTAANASQINDGSAAVLIMTSEKARQLGLTPLARLHTFAVAGDDPLLMLTAVIPATRKVLQRSGLSLSDIDLFEVNEAFAAVVLAWAADTGADLSKVNVNGGAIALGHPLGASGARLATTLVHALHERGARYGLQTMCEAGGLANATIYERL; encoded by the coding sequence ATGAGAGACGCAGTGATCGTCGAGGCCGTACGCACCCCGATCGGCAGGGGCAAAGCCACCGGAGCACTGCACGACCTGCACCCGGTCGATCTGTTCGCGCACAGCCTGCGCGAGGTCGTGCGGCGCAGCGGGATCGATCCCGTCCTGATCGACGATGTGATCGGCGGGGTGGTCACCCAGGTCGGCGAACAGTCGGTCAACATCACCCGCCGGGCCGCCCTCGCGGCGGGATATCCCGAACAGGTACCGGCCACCACCGTCGACCGGCAGTGCGGCAGCAGTCAGCAGGCCATCCACTTCGCCGCACAGGGCGTCCTGGCCGGCGCCTACGACGTCGTGGTCGCCGGCGGGCTGGAATCGATGAGCCGGGTGCCGATGGGCTCGAGCGTCCTCGGCGCCACCGATATCAACGGCGTCGCCTTCGCCGAGCGGTATCCGGACGAGCTGGTGCCCCAGGGAATCAGCGCGGAGCTGATCGCCGCCCGCTGGGATATTCCGCGCACCCGGATGGACGAGTTCTCACTGGCCAGCCACGAGAAGGCAGCGGCCGCGACGAAGAACGGCTCGTTCGAAGGCCAGCTCGCGCCCGTGGGCGGGCTGAGCGCCGACGAGGGCATCAGGGTCGGCAGCACCCTGGAAACCCTCGCCGGATTGCGACCGGCCTACTATGGCGAAACCTACGCCGCCCGGTTCCCGGAGATCGGCTGGAACGTCACCGCCGCCAATGCCAGTCAGATCAACGACGGCAGCGCCGCGGTATTGATCATGACCAGCGAGAAGGCCAGGCAGCTCGGCCTCACCCCGCTGGCCCGGCTGCACACCTTCGCGGTCGCGGGCGACGATCCGCTGCTCATGCTCACCGCGGTCATCCCAGCGACGCGAAAGGTCTTGCAGCGCTCGGGATTGTCGCTGTCGGATATCGACCTGTTCGAGGTCAACGAGGCGTTCGCCGCGGTGGTGCTGGCCTGGGCCGCCGATACCGGCGCGGATCTGTCGAAGGTGAACGTCAACGGCGGCGCGATCGCCCTCGGCCATCCGCTCGGCGCCTCCGGAGCCCGCCTGGCCACCACCCTGGTCCACGCCCTGCACGAACGCGGCGCGCGCTACGGCCTGCAAACCATGTGCGAGGCGGGAGGTCTGGCGAACGCCACCATCTACGAGCGACTGTGA
- a CDS encoding winged helix-turn-helix transcriptional regulator codes for MPVKLEGPLRDLNSWKPDGCSIVKALDIVGARSSMLILREAIYGTTRFDGFAARVGITDAAAAAALRKLTEAGLLRKQPYQEEGKRTRNEYVLTEMGRDLLPVIFALWQWGDKYLQGGTPPLERVEDTTGEPVRVELRSSGGDEVALEDIRVRVNRDRRRPRT; via the coding sequence ATGCCGGTAAAGCTGGAAGGACCCTTGCGCGATCTGAATTCGTGGAAGCCGGACGGCTGCTCCATCGTCAAGGCGCTCGATATCGTGGGCGCCCGCTCGAGCATGCTGATTCTGCGCGAGGCCATCTACGGCACCACGCGATTCGACGGATTCGCCGCGCGGGTCGGGATCACCGATGCCGCCGCCGCGGCGGCACTGCGCAAACTCACCGAGGCCGGGCTGCTGCGCAAACAGCCCTATCAGGAGGAGGGGAAGCGCACCCGCAACGAATACGTGCTCACCGAGATGGGACGCGATCTGCTTCCGGTGATCTTCGCCCTGTGGCAATGGGGTGACAAATACCTTCAGGGCGGCACGCCGCCGCTGGAACGAGTCGAAGACACGACCGGGGAACCGGTGCGGGTGGAATTGCGCAGCAGCGGGGGCGACGAGGTCGCACTCGAGGACATCCGGGTCCGGGTGAACCGGGACCGGCGCCGTCCGCGGACCTGA
- a CDS encoding ABC transporter ATP-binding protein, whose protein sequence is MATVTFDQATRLYPGADTPAVDKLDLEIADGEFLVLVGPSGCGKSTSLRMLAGLEDVNGGRILIGDRDVTNAEPKQRDIAMVFQNYALYPHMTVAENMGFALKMAKVPKAEKNQRVLDAAKLLDLEQFLDRKPKALSGGQRQRVAMGRAIVRQPQVFLMDEPLSNLDAKLRVQTRTQIAQLQRRLGTTTVYVTHDQVEAMTMGDRVAVLKDGLLQQCASPRDLYRDPANLFVAGFMGSPAMNLFTLPLSDGSVTLGGHAVAVPRSVADKATETIVVGVRPEHFDLAGGTDGIAMEIDVVEELGSDAYIYGRTIGETGGDETIVARADWRNPPQKGDKLTLTTDAEHIYFFDPASGARLT, encoded by the coding sequence ATGGCCACGGTCACTTTCGACCAAGCCACCCGGCTCTACCCGGGGGCTGACACACCCGCCGTCGACAAACTGGATCTCGAGATCGCCGACGGCGAATTCCTGGTGCTGGTCGGCCCGTCGGGCTGCGGCAAATCGACCTCGCTGCGCATGCTGGCGGGTCTCGAAGATGTCAACGGCGGCCGGATCCTGATCGGTGACCGGGATGTCACCAACGCCGAGCCGAAACAGCGCGATATCGCCATGGTGTTCCAGAACTACGCGCTGTATCCGCATATGACCGTCGCGGAGAACATGGGCTTCGCGTTGAAGATGGCCAAGGTGCCGAAGGCGGAGAAGAACCAGCGGGTGCTGGACGCCGCCAAACTGCTGGACCTCGAGCAGTTCCTGGACCGCAAGCCCAAGGCACTGTCGGGCGGTCAGCGCCAGCGAGTCGCGATGGGACGCGCCATCGTGCGCCAGCCGCAGGTGTTCCTGATGGACGAGCCGCTGTCGAATCTCGATGCCAAGCTGCGGGTGCAGACCCGTACCCAGATCGCGCAATTGCAGCGCCGGCTGGGCACCACCACCGTCTACGTCACCCACGACCAGGTCGAGGCCATGACCATGGGCGACCGGGTCGCGGTACTCAAGGACGGCCTGCTGCAGCAGTGCGCCTCCCCGCGCGATCTGTACCGGGATCCGGCGAATCTGTTCGTCGCCGGATTCATGGGTTCACCGGCGATGAATCTGTTCACGCTGCCGCTGTCGGACGGTTCGGTGACGCTCGGCGGACATGCCGTTGCCGTACCGCGCTCGGTGGCCGACAAGGCCACCGAGACGATCGTCGTCGGGGTGCGTCCCGAGCATTTCGATCTGGCGGGCGGGACCGACGGGATCGCGATGGAGATCGATGTGGTCGAGGAGCTGGGCTCCGACGCCTACATCTACGGCCGCACCATCGGTGAGACGGGCGGCGACGAGACGATCGTGGCCCGCGCCGATTGGCGCAACCCGCCGCAGAAGGGTGACAAGCTCACCCTCACCACCGATGCCGAGCACATCTACTTCTTCGATCCGGCCAGCGGCGCCCGTCTGACCTAG
- a CDS encoding winged helix-turn-helix transcriptional regulator has translation MTVSRREGPYFCGIDAAMDVVAGKWKSLILWELQENGVRRFAELRRALVGVSEKMLVQQLREMEEDGLIHREVYPQVPPRVEYSMTEHGTSLNAALAPLAEWGKDRINRTGAQKVAVGA, from the coding sequence ATGACGGTTAGCAGACGCGAGGGCCCATACTTCTGCGGAATCGACGCCGCGATGGACGTCGTCGCAGGCAAGTGGAAGTCACTCATCCTGTGGGAGCTGCAAGAGAACGGCGTCCGACGGTTCGCCGAACTACGTCGCGCGCTGGTTGGGGTCAGCGAGAAGATGTTGGTGCAGCAACTGCGCGAGATGGAAGAGGACGGCCTGATTCACCGCGAGGTGTATCCGCAGGTGCCGCCGAGGGTCGAGTATTCGATGACCGAGCACGGCACCAGTCTCAACGCCGCGCTGGCCCCGCTGGCCGAGTGGGGAAAGGACCGCATCAACCGCACCGGCGCCCAAAAGGTGGCCGTCGGCGCGTGA
- a CDS encoding NAD(P)-dependent oxidoreductase, with translation MAEQKSVTVLGLGAMGTELARALVAAGYRTVVWNRTDGRAQALADSGAIVADDVATAIAAAPVLVTVLFDDASVREVLAPHAALLAGHTVVNVTTTSPNQSRAFAEWVVDQGADYLDGGIMAVPSMIGGPGSSILFSGSESGFNANRDLLELWGEARYLGSDPGLAALYDFALLSGMYIMFAGYMHGAAMVAKAGVKAEEFAGMAAPWLAAMTGELGAYGRVIDGGDYTVPGQQSLAFSDLTKMVGAARDEGVSPEALQMVQNLIERQRDQGFSDHGFARIFESLANRS, from the coding sequence GTGGCAGAGCAGAAGAGCGTCACCGTCCTAGGTCTCGGTGCGATGGGCACCGAGCTGGCCCGCGCACTCGTGGCGGCTGGATACCGCACGGTGGTGTGGAACAGAACCGACGGCCGCGCCCAGGCACTGGCCGACTCGGGAGCGATCGTGGCCGATGATGTGGCGACGGCGATCGCCGCGGCGCCCGTGCTGGTGACGGTGCTGTTCGATGACGCGTCGGTCCGTGAGGTGCTGGCGCCGCACGCCGCCCTGCTGGCCGGACACACCGTTGTCAATGTCACCACCACGTCTCCGAATCAGTCCCGCGCCTTTGCCGAATGGGTGGTCGACCAGGGCGCGGACTATCTGGACGGAGGAATCATGGCGGTCCCGTCCATGATCGGCGGACCTGGATCGTCGATCTTGTTCAGCGGCAGCGAATCCGGCTTCAACGCGAACCGGGATCTGTTGGAGTTGTGGGGCGAGGCACGTTATCTCGGATCGGATCCGGGCCTGGCCGCGCTCTACGACTTCGCCTTGCTCTCCGGCATGTACATCATGTTCGCCGGATATATGCACGGCGCGGCGATGGTCGCGAAAGCCGGCGTGAAGGCGGAGGAGTTCGCGGGGATGGCGGCCCCGTGGCTCGCCGCGATGACGGGTGAGCTCGGAGCCTACGGCCGGGTGATCGACGGCGGAGATTACACGGTGCCCGGGCAGCAGAGCCTCGCCTTCTCGGACCTCACGAAGATGGTGGGCGCCGCGCGGGACGAGGGCGTCAGTCCGGAAGCGCTCCAGATGGTGCAGAACCTCATCGAACGTCAACGCGACCAAGGCTTCAGCGACCACGGCTTCGCCCGAATCTTCGAGTCCTTGGCCAATCGGAGCTAG
- a CDS encoding CGNR zinc finger domain-containing protein, producing the protein MQTRATLPPDVRRRFRSGRAALDFVHTGGDGELASWEIVHTVDDLRRWVSFVLGLEDLTAASSDLPAMRAVRTAITHAAYGLAAGDPVRPDDIAILNAAAAEPPLVPVLGPGLTLEYAAPTTRAALSTLARDAIDLFTGPLAGRIRVCAAEDCGLLFVDTSRPGRRRWCSMERCGNLAKIRKYRDT; encoded by the coding sequence ATGCAAACGCGAGCGACACTTCCCCCCGATGTGCGCCGACGCTTCCGAAGCGGCCGGGCCGCACTGGATTTCGTGCACACCGGCGGTGACGGAGAACTTGCGAGCTGGGAAATAGTGCACACCGTGGACGATTTGCGGCGTTGGGTTTCGTTCGTGCTCGGACTCGAGGACCTGACCGCGGCCTCATCGGACCTGCCCGCCATGCGCGCGGTGCGCACAGCGATCACACACGCCGCCTATGGATTGGCCGCCGGTGATCCCGTGCGGCCCGACGACATCGCGATCCTGAACGCCGCCGCCGCCGAACCGCCCCTGGTACCCGTTCTCGGGCCCGGCCTCACGCTCGAGTACGCCGCCCCGACCACCCGCGCCGCCCTGTCCACTCTGGCCCGCGACGCGATCGACCTGTTCACCGGCCCGTTGGCCGGCCGGATCCGTGTCTGCGCCGCCGAAGACTGCGGGCTGCTGTTCGTCGATACCTCGCGCCCGGGCCGCCGCCGCTGGTGCTCGATGGAGCGCTGCGGCAACTTGGCCAAGATCCGCAAGTACCGCGACACTTGA
- a CDS encoding RidA family protein — MAIATHINPETMLSNPAFTQVVRVPAGTDIIYIGGQNGLDGNGQLAGPDLGAQARQALANLQTCLAAAGAAIENVVKWTILVVDGHDVRTGFAAFQQVWGQRPNPPAITVAKVAGLAIPGALVEIDAVAAVPA; from the coding sequence ATGGCGATCGCGACGCATATCAATCCCGAGACGATGCTCAGCAACCCCGCTTTCACCCAGGTTGTGCGGGTACCCGCGGGTACGGACATCATCTACATCGGGGGCCAGAACGGTCTCGATGGAAACGGACAGCTGGCCGGCCCGGACCTGGGCGCACAGGCCCGGCAGGCGCTGGCCAACCTGCAGACCTGTCTGGCCGCCGCGGGCGCCGCAATCGAGAACGTCGTCAAGTGGACGATCCTGGTCGTCGACGGCCACGACGTGCGCACCGGTTTCGCCGCCTTCCAGCAGGTGTGGGGGCAACGACCGAACCCGCCCGCCATCACCGTCGCCAAGGTCGCGGGCCTGGCGATACCGGGAGCGCTGGTCGAGATCGACGCTGTCGCTGCAGTGCCGGCGTAG
- a CDS encoding LLM class F420-dependent oxidoreductase codes for MSRPVRIGVQLQPQHAPDYGLIRDAVRRAEDAGVDIVFNWDHFYPLYGDPDGAHFECWTMLGAIAEQTERVELGALVTGGGYRNPDLLADMARTVDHISGGRLILGIGAGWFEKDYDEYGYEFGTAGTRLALLKEYLARIDARLGKLNPAPVRKIPILIGGGGEKKTLRLVAEYADIWHTFAELDVLERKSKILADHCADAGTDPARIERSVAWPGADAAENLVKAGATLFTVGAGGPDYDLSGVVEAIAWRDAFNPESVAGIA; via the coding sequence ATGAGTCGACCGGTTCGCATCGGAGTACAGCTCCAGCCTCAGCACGCTCCCGATTACGGGCTGATCAGGGACGCGGTGCGCAGGGCCGAGGATGCGGGCGTGGACATCGTCTTCAACTGGGATCACTTCTATCCCCTCTACGGCGATCCCGACGGCGCGCATTTCGAGTGCTGGACCATGCTCGGTGCGATCGCCGAGCAAACCGAGCGGGTGGAACTGGGCGCACTGGTGACGGGCGGCGGATATCGCAACCCCGATCTGCTCGCCGATATGGCCCGGACCGTCGACCACATCTCCGGCGGCCGGTTGATCCTGGGTATCGGCGCCGGCTGGTTCGAGAAGGACTACGACGAGTACGGCTACGAGTTCGGCACGGCCGGAACGCGTTTGGCGCTGCTCAAGGAGTATCTGGCCCGGATCGACGCGCGGCTGGGCAAACTCAATCCGGCTCCGGTGCGCAAGATTCCGATCCTGATCGGCGGCGGCGGGGAGAAGAAGACCTTGCGGCTGGTGGCCGAGTACGCCGACATCTGGCACACCTTCGCCGAACTCGATGTGCTGGAACGGAAGTCGAAGATTCTGGCCGACCACTGCGCCGACGCCGGAACCGATCCGGCGCGGATCGAACGGTCGGTGGCGTGGCCGGGTGCCGACGCCGCCGAAAACCTGGTGAAGGCCGGGGCAACGCTGTTCACCGTGGGCGCCGGCGGGCCCGATTACGACCTGAGCGGAGTCGTGGAGGCCATCGCCTGGCGCGATGCCTTCAACCCGGAGTCGGTGGCGGGTATCGCCTGA
- a CDS encoding ABC transporter substrate-binding protein/permease translates to MARLPVSRRRALIAAMAAMMLLFAVACSSDDGTASTAGNLCAPPGPSAASPAPTKLASGATAGTDRYTTATTAPLDSIDINRLGLAQPGVLSVGTLSDAPPSICVNPSGTFTGFDNELLRAIGAKLGLRVQFSGTEFASLLSLVSTGRFDVGSSSITTTDARRQQVGFTNGYDFGYFSLVVPNGSAIHGFSDLKPGMRIGVVQGTVQDEYVTGTLHLDAVKFPDYNTAYANLKTGQIEAWVAPSQQATGAIKPGDPTSIVQNTFSLDNFTAWAVRKNNQPLIDALNSGLDAIIADGTYAKLYSDWVPRPLPPGWKPGSKAAPMPQLPDFEKIAAEHQRSDQQVAPKSTLAQLKDTFFDWSLYRQAFPDLFETGLLNTLILALVSGVLGTFIGILLAVAGISRTRWLRWPARIYTDIFRGLPAVVIILLIGLGIGPVVKGITGNNPYWLGAVALALLASAYIGEIFRSGIQSVEPGQLEAARAIGFGYRQAMTLVVIPQGVRRVLPALMNQFIALIKDSSLIYFLGLLASQRELFAVGRDLNSQTGNLSPLVAAGLVYLLLTIPLTHLVNYIDRRLRTGRAETAADEIEQAVITEGRGA, encoded by the coding sequence ATGGCCCGTTTGCCCGTCTCGCGCCGCCGTGCGCTGATCGCGGCGATGGCGGCGATGATGCTGCTGTTCGCCGTCGCCTGTAGTTCCGATGACGGCACCGCGTCGACGGCGGGGAATCTGTGCGCGCCGCCCGGACCGTCGGCAGCCTCGCCGGCGCCGACGAAATTGGCCAGTGGCGCCACGGCCGGCACCGACCGCTACACCACCGCGACCACGGCCCCGCTCGACTCGATCGATATCAACCGGCTGGGCTTGGCGCAGCCCGGAGTGCTCAGTGTGGGAACGCTGTCGGACGCACCGCCGAGTATCTGCGTGAATCCGTCGGGCACCTTCACCGGGTTCGACAACGAACTGCTGCGTGCCATCGGCGCGAAACTCGGCCTGCGGGTGCAGTTCTCGGGCACCGAATTCGCCTCACTGCTGTCGCTGGTCTCGACCGGCCGTTTCGATGTCGGGTCGTCGAGCATCACCACCACCGACGCGCGGCGACAGCAGGTCGGCTTCACCAACGGTTACGACTTCGGATATTTCTCGCTGGTCGTCCCCAACGGGAGTGCGATACACGGCTTCTCCGATCTGAAGCCGGGTATGCGCATCGGCGTGGTGCAGGGCACCGTGCAGGATGAATACGTCACCGGAACCCTGCATCTGGACGCGGTGAAATTCCCGGACTACAACACCGCGTACGCGAATCTCAAAACCGGGCAGATCGAAGCGTGGGTGGCCCCGTCCCAGCAGGCGACCGGTGCGATCAAACCGGGCGATCCCACGTCGATCGTGCAGAACACCTTCAGCCTGGACAATTTCACCGCGTGGGCGGTGCGCAAGAACAATCAGCCGCTGATCGACGCGCTCAATTCCGGTCTCGACGCGATCATCGCCGACGGCACCTACGCCAAACTGTATTCGGACTGGGTGCCGCGGCCCCTGCCGCCGGGCTGGAAACCGGGATCCAAGGCCGCTCCGATGCCGCAACTGCCGGATTTCGAGAAGATCGCGGCCGAACATCAGCGTTCCGATCAGCAGGTGGCGCCGAAATCCACACTGGCGCAATTGAAGGACACCTTCTTCGACTGGTCGCTGTATCGGCAGGCATTTCCGGATCTGTTCGAGACAGGTCTGCTCAACACCCTGATCCTGGCACTGGTTTCCGGGGTGCTCGGTACCTTCATCGGCATCCTGCTCGCGGTCGCCGGCATCTCCCGGACTCGCTGGTTGCGCTGGCCCGCGAGGATTTACACCGATATCTTCCGCGGTCTGCCGGCGGTGGTGATCATTCTGCTGATCGGCCTGGGAATCGGCCCGGTGGTCAAGGGCATCACGGGTAACAATCCGTATTGGCTGGGCGCGGTCGCGCTGGCCCTGCTGGCCTCGGCGTATATCGGGGAGATCTTCCGCTCGGGTATCCAGTCGGTGGAACCGGGACAGCTCGAAGCGGCGCGGGCCATCGGATTCGGCTACCGGCAGGCCATGACACTGGTGGTGATTCCACAGGGAGTGCGACGAGTGCTTCCGGCGCTGATGAATCAGTTCATCGCGTTGATCAAGGATTCCTCGCTGATCTACTTCCTCGGCCTGCTGGCCTCGCAGCGGGAATTGTTCGCCGTCGGCCGCGATCTGAATTCGCAGACCGGGAATCTGTCACCGCTGGTCGCCGCGGGCCTGGTGTATCTGCTCCTCACCATTCCGCTCACCCACCTGGTGAACTACATCGACCGCCGGCTGCGGACGGGCCGCGCGGAAACCGCCGCCGACGAGATCGAACAGGCTGTCATCACGGAAGGACGCGGAGCGTGA